The Elgaria multicarinata webbii isolate HBS135686 ecotype San Diego chromosome 11, rElgMul1.1.pri, whole genome shotgun sequence genome segment tataacgcattgcagtaatccaaacgagaggttatcagagcatggataactgtagctaagctatctctgtccagataagggcgcagctggtatatcagcctgagctgataaaaggtgctctttgccactgagttcacctgtgcctcaagtgacagttctggatccaagagcacccccaaactacggacccgatcctttagggggagtgcaaccccgtccaggaaaaaaaaaaagcagttctCAAGTGCTGCCAGCCAGCTACACAGCTTCCCATGTGTCGCGATACTGATGACTGCTCCTATTGTATGAAGAGAATGTTAGTTCTAGGACACATTCTGTTACATAAAGATTATTTAAGAATTAGATAGCCAAAAGTAGGAGAAACGTATGCTATATAAAATTTGCACTATAAGTTTGCCTCACTCTCCTTCCTGAATgggagcttttgttgttgtttgaatggggaaagtgtgcagttgggtgtacatgtttttaaaaaagcatgcacccaaatgcatactttcccccCACCTGACTAATGAACAGAAATGCACTTCTtagttttaaatgcacatttgaaatgtgtgcatttttctaacaaatcagttttttaaacacagttgcaagctcagaaatatgcaaagtccccccccccccaaaaaatgtgccCATGTGCATGGTTGGTGTTGTGAATGGGGTAAGTTTTGTCAtttaatgaactgaaacaaaattctcatgtaTCCTTAAAAAAAGCATATGTTCACTCATCAATGAATAGTTTCTAATTCTTAAAATGTCAGGACTTCAAATGATATTTCACACCATGCCAACTTCCCTCTAGACAGAAGAGAAGAGTCAATGGAGAAATCAAACATTCGTCGCAGAATTTATCCTCTCGGGGTTTGGGGCTTTTCAAGAACTACAGATAGTGCTCTTCTTGGTGTTTTTAGTGATCTATGTTGTTACCATGGCTGGCAACATTCTCATCATTGCTCTGGTTGTAGCTGATCGTCAGCTTCACACTCCTATGTATTTCTTCCTAGGGAATTTATCTTGCTTGGAAATCTGCTACACCTCCAGCATCCTGCCCAAGTTCCTTATCAACTTCATGACTGGAAATAGAACTATTTCAGTTTGGGGATGCACTATGCAATTTTATGTCTTTGCTTCTCTGCTTGGCGTGGAATGTTGTCTCTTAACCGCAATGTCATATGATCGGTATTTAGCAATATGCAAACCATTGCATTATGCAACAATTATGAAAGAAAGGCTCTGCTTTAGCCTGGCAGGTGTATCTTGGATTACTGGGTTCCTGGCCATGTCTGTAATGTTCTTCCTAATCTCAGGATTAACATTTTGTGGCCCCAATGTCATTGAACACTTCTTCTGTGATCTTACACCTATTATGAGGATTGCCTGTGATGAAACACGGAAAGTAGAACTGGCAGCTACAATCTTCTCTTCACTGTTCACTTTGCCACCATTTGTATTAACACTGACATCATATGTCTTAATTATATCTACCATTTT includes the following:
- the LOC134405282 gene encoding olfactory receptor 6B1-like — encoded protein: METLDEGGQLKGHCQVVGHSKSRPATVLWLSELHTEEKSQWRNQTFVAEFILSGFGAFQELQIVLFLVFLVIYVVTMAGNILIIALVVADRQLHTPMYFFLGNLSCLEICYTSSILPKFLINFMTGNRTISVWGCTMQFYVFASLLGVECCLLTAMSYDRYLAICKPLHYATIMKERLCFSLAGVSWITGFLAMSVMFFLISGLTFCGPNVIEHFFCDLTPIMRIACDETRKVELAATIFSSLFTLPPFVLTLTSYVLIISTILKIPSTTGKKKAFSTCSSHLIVVTIFYATLIIVYVMPKKKALGIINKVCSVFYTVLTPLVNPLVYSLRNQEVRNVLMKSVQKGITFITTQRVQGNAF